CGGTGAAGTAATTGAGTTTTGCGATCCCAGAATTCAAAGCATCAAAAAAACAATCGAAGAAATATTCGATATTGAAATTACAAACCACTCATTATATCTGTACGGAAACAAAAGAAAATCAGATATATAATATAATAAAATCAATACTGACAGCTAACGCTTGTCTCATCAATAAACAACTAACTACAAATAATAAACAGAATGACCGTAGATTTATTACTAGGATTACAATGGGGAGATGAAGGAAAAGGAAAAATCGTTGATGTACTTACCTCTAAATACGATATTATTGCTCGTTTTCAAGGTGGACCAAATGCTGGACACACTTTAGAATTTGACGGAATAAAACACGTTTTAAGAACGATTCCTTCCGGGATATTTCACAAAACTGCTATTAACATTATTGGTAATGGTGTTGTAATAGATCCTGTTGTTTTTCAAAAAGAAATTGAAGGTCTGGAGAAATTTAATATTGATATCAAAAATAAATTAATCATTTCCAGAAAAGCGCATTTAATTTTACCAACCCACCGTTTACTTGATGCAGCTTCTGAAGCATCAAAAGGGAAAGCTAAAATTGGTTCTACCCTAAAAGGAATTGGCCCAACTTACATGGATAAAACCGGAAGAAACGGAATTCGTGTTGGAGATATTGAATTAGAAGATTTTAAAGATCGTTACAGAGCTTTGGCAGATAAACATGAAGCGATGATAGCCTTTTATAATGTTGCCATTGAATACAATCTTGAAGAATTAGAAAATGAATTTTTCGCAGCAATTGAAGAACTAAAAAAATTAGATTTCATTGATAGTGAAGAATATTTACACCAAGCTCAAAAAGCTCAAAAATCAATTTTATGTGAAGGAGCACAAGGTTCTTTATTAGATGTTGATTTTGGAACTTATCCTTTTGTAACTTCTTCAAATACTACTGCTGCAGGTGCCTGTACAGGATTAGGAATTGCTCCTAACAAAATCAAAGAAGTGTTTGGTATTTTCAAAGCATATGTAACTCGTGTAGGAAGTGGTCCGTTCCCAACAGAACTTTTTGATGAAGATGGTGCTACAATGGCAAGAGTTGGAAACGAATTCGGTTCTGTAACAGGAAGACAAAGACGTTGTGGATGGTTAGATTTAGTCGCTTTAAAATATGCCGTTCAGGTAAATGGAGTTACGCAGTTAATGATGATGAAAGGAGATGTTCTTTCAGGATTTGAAACTTTGAAAGTATGTACAGAATACATGTATAAAGGAGAGAAAATTTCTCATTTCCCATACAATATCGAACCAGAAAATGTAACACCAATTTATCAAGATTTCAAAGGATGGCAAGCTGATTTAACCGGCATGACTACCTATGATGAGTTACCAATTGAATTGAAAGAATATATCGAATTTATCGAAGCCGAAGTTGAAGTGCCTATCAAAATTGTCTCTGTAGGTCCAGACAGAAAGCAAACTATTTTAAAATAAAAATTCTAAACGCTCTGATAATTCAGAGCGTTTTTTTTATATCTATTATGAAAAAAATCATTCTATTTATATTCCTATTAGCTTTCCAAATTTTTATATCGTGCTCAAAATCTGAAAACGTTAATAATCCAATTTCCCAAGTTGGTTATACAATTTCGGGAACTAATATTTTAAATACTGGAAAACCAATTCAATTAATTGGAGCTAATGCTTTTCATTCATTTGGAGCAAGTAGCGCTAACAATGATGATATGAAATCATGGAATTTAGATATTACTAGAGAATTTATTGGGAATATAAAAGAAAATCCTATAACCGGCGACCCAATTCAGGACTCAAATGGTAGTTGGTTACATTCATTACAAAAAATAGTTGATGGTAATAGATTAAATAATCGGATTACAATCCTCTGTGCTTTTGGTTGGAATGGTACTTCGGAAACTTTATTTACAGGAAAAATGCCAGCAAAAACTACTTGGTTTACTGACTATAAAACTAGATTGCAAAGTTGGGCAAATCAATTTAAAAATCAATCGGATGTTTGGATAGAAGTTTGGAATGAGCCCTATAGATATGATCGAACGGATGAATACACCGATGCAATTTGGATGAATGACATGAACGAAATGACTGCAATAATTCGAAATACTGGAAATAAAAATATTATTCTAATTCCTTGTGCAGAGCAAGGGCAAGATGAAAGTGTATTGATAAATAAAGGAAGTTCCTTTTTATCCAACAAAACCAACATTTTGTTTGACATTCATGCTTACGAAAAATGGCTTTTAGATAGTAATACTTCCATCTCTAGCCGATTAGATAATTTACAAACTCATAATTTACCAGTAATTTTTGGAGAAACTGCTCCAATAAATTCAGGTGCTCTTATGAATCCAGAATATTTGTTAAACGAGCTCTATAATCGCGGCAAATCCATTTGCGCGTGGACTTGGAAATATGATGAAAATGACAAAGATGCATTGTTAACTTTGGCTGGATTACCAAACAACACCAACAATAATAATTGGGGAACAACATTTAGAAACCTTAGTTCAAAAGCGCGAAATCCATAATTCAATTCGATGAAAAATCCAAAAATAAAAATACAAAAAACCGAATTACTTTCTGATAACTGGTACGTTTTAAACAAAGTAACTTTTGATTATCAAAAAAAAGATACTTCTTTGATTACCCAAAAAAGAGAAGTGTATGATAGAGGAAATGGAGCCGCCATTTTGCTTTACAATTCCACACAAAAAACCGTGATTTTAACCCGACAGTTTCGTTTACCAACCTACCTTAATGGAAATAAAACCGGAATGATGATTGAAGTTTGTGCCGGTTTATTAGATCAAGACCATCCGGAACAATGCATTATCCGAGAAACCGAAGAAGAAACTGGATACCGACTTTCATCCGTTCGAAAAGTGTTTGAATCTTATATGTCACCTGGTGCTGTAACGGAGATTTTATATTTCTTTGTAGGAGAATATAATGCCAGCATGAAAGTTAGTGAAGGTGGCGGAGTTGAACACGAACAAGAAAACATAGATGTTTTAGAATATACTTTTGAAGAAGCCTATGCTATGATCGCATCGGGACAAATAAAAGACGCTAAAACAATTATGCTATTGCAATATGCCAAAATTAACGCATTGGTTTAATTTAAAGCAACTTATTCTTTGATTGTTTTCTTTTTCAAATTAGGTAAAAAGAAAGCAATAATCCCAATCAAAGGCAAATAAGCACAAAGATAATAGACATAAGTAATACTGGTATGATCGGCTAGATTACCCAACAAAGCTGATCCTAATCCACCCATTCCAAAAGCAAATCCATAAAAAAGTCCGGAAACCATACCCAGTTTTTTAGGCAATAATTCTTGAGCATACACTAATATTGCAGGGAAAGCCGATGAAATAATTACTCCAATTACAACTGATAAAATCCCTGTCCAAAATAAATCTACAAAGGGCAATAATAAAGTAAAAGGTGCTGCTCCCAATACTGAAAACCAAATCACATATTTTCGTCCAAATTTATCGCCCAAAGGCCCCCCAATTAATGTTCCCACAGCACAAGCCGCCAAAAACAACACCAAATGAAATTGTGCTTCCTGAACCGATAAATGGAATTTTTCTATTAGATAAAAAGTAAAATAACTGGACATACTGGCCATGTAAAAAAACTTTGAAAATATCAAAACCAATAATATAGCTACTGAAATAACTATTTTGGTTTGGCTCA
This region of Flavobacterium lacustre genomic DNA includes:
- a CDS encoding adenylosuccinate synthase; its protein translation is MTVDLLLGLQWGDEGKGKIVDVLTSKYDIIARFQGGPNAGHTLEFDGIKHVLRTIPSGIFHKTAINIIGNGVVIDPVVFQKEIEGLEKFNIDIKNKLIISRKAHLILPTHRLLDAASEASKGKAKIGSTLKGIGPTYMDKTGRNGIRVGDIELEDFKDRYRALADKHEAMIAFYNVAIEYNLEELENEFFAAIEELKKLDFIDSEEYLHQAQKAQKSILCEGAQGSLLDVDFGTYPFVTSSNTTAAGACTGLGIAPNKIKEVFGIFKAYVTRVGSGPFPTELFDEDGATMARVGNEFGSVTGRQRRCGWLDLVALKYAVQVNGVTQLMMMKGDVLSGFETLKVCTEYMYKGEKISHFPYNIEPENVTPIYQDFKGWQADLTGMTTYDELPIELKEYIEFIEAEVEVPIKIVSVGPDRKQTILK
- a CDS encoding cellulase family glycosylhydrolase codes for the protein MKKIILFIFLLAFQIFISCSKSENVNNPISQVGYTISGTNILNTGKPIQLIGANAFHSFGASSANNDDMKSWNLDITREFIGNIKENPITGDPIQDSNGSWLHSLQKIVDGNRLNNRITILCAFGWNGTSETLFTGKMPAKTTWFTDYKTRLQSWANQFKNQSDVWIEVWNEPYRYDRTDEYTDAIWMNDMNEMTAIIRNTGNKNIILIPCAEQGQDESVLINKGSSFLSNKTNILFDIHAYEKWLLDSNTSISSRLDNLQTHNLPVIFGETAPINSGALMNPEYLLNELYNRGKSICAWTWKYDENDKDALLTLAGLPNNTNNNNWGTTFRNLSSKARNP
- the nudK gene encoding GDP-mannose pyrophosphatase NudK is translated as MKNPKIKIQKTELLSDNWYVLNKVTFDYQKKDTSLITQKREVYDRGNGAAILLYNSTQKTVILTRQFRLPTYLNGNKTGMMIEVCAGLLDQDHPEQCIIRETEEETGYRLSSVRKVFESYMSPGAVTEILYFFVGEYNASMKVSEGGGVEHEQENIDVLEYTFEEAYAMIASGQIKDAKTIMLLQYAKINALV